The Platichthys flesus chromosome 5, fPlaFle2.1, whole genome shotgun sequence genome contains the following window.
GTCAATATTTACAGAAGCAGGTTAATGataacccccccctcctccccctgctgcacacacacagacacacacacagcgagcgAGCACCGGTCAGTGTCCGCCTCACGATGCTGTGCGCTCGGATGTGGAGACGCCCGGTTCCTCTCCTCTGCGGAGGAGCGTGGAGACGAACCCGGAGCCACGTtgccgctgctgccgctgccagGCTGGACCTCAGCGGCATCTACCCGCCCATCGCCACCCCCTTCACCGCCGGGGAGGACGTGGACCACCGCGCGCTGGAGGGGAACCTGCAGAAATACGCCCGGATTCCGTTTAAAGGTCAGAGCCTCGGAGGAAGCTTCAGTGGAGTCAGAACCGAGTCAGATGATCCAGAAGGTTCCTCAGGGGAATGAGTTCAACTGGTCACTGATTAACTTCACTCGGGTTCGAACGTGGAGGCTCCAGCTGCTCATTGGTTCATTGACTAGTCTGTTAGTTCAGGGTCCTGCAggaaggtcaaagttcagctcCCGGCAAACGACGGGTTTAGGTTCGTCTCCTCCTGGTGGTTCTCTAACGCTACTACAGCTGAAGTATTAACAGTATGCTCAGTGTAATGTTACCACACTTATATATCAGTTTATCAGTCATAACAGTGAATATATAAGAATCTCTAATTTTCATGCTGTGTTTTTTCCAGCTGCTTTAATAAGGTTAGTTTATTCAGTCATGTGCAGTATTCTGCTTCTTACAGTGATTCTAGATCACCGTTAAATTATTGGAAACTAAAACAtaaagataagatgagataaacaTTTATTGATCCTAGAATACTACACACTGctgtcctttgtgtgtttgttcctctgtCCTTTGCTTGAAAGCcagacaacacaaaacaacacaaaacaacacggtggatttccatgaaactggGTGTGAGGATGTGGTCTGAGAAGGACTCACTACCTTCTTGGTGCAGAATCAAGAGATGAACCTGGAGATtctagagaataattcatggatcttgatgaaaagagtCGGAGATTTATGAGCGTGTGCAATTCGGTGCAGATCCAAAAAAAAGTCCAGTGTGTATAAGAACAGTGTCGGCAGGGGAGGAAGATACAGGAACTGATCCGAGGTCTGTGTTGCAGGTCTGGTGGTGCAGGGCTCCAATGGAGAGTACCCCTACCTGACGGAGGAGGAGCgggtggaggtggtgaagaCGGTCAGACGCTCGCTGCCCGCCGACAAACTGCTGATGGCCGGATCAGGCTGTGAATGtaggaaactgtgtgtgtgtgtgttcgtctgtgtgtgtgtgtgtgtgtgtaacagcacTTAGCTCTTTGTAAGCTCAGGGTTCAACGTTAAATACTTTTCATATTCATAAACAACAGTGATGATCGTTAGTCGTCATGTGAACGATCCACTTGAAACTAGATTTTAatcaaaaggttttttttactCAGACGTTTCCcagcaaaggtcaaagttcatttTAAACAATTTCATAATGTTTTGCATTAATCAAAGTCCCTGACATTAACTTGAACCCAACACAAAATAttagagaggaaaaaaaaatctaattctaTGAAGTGAAGTCAAACATTGTTAATTGTAAATCGAGGAGTAAGATCAGACTGAAGAGGCAGAAagttatgaaaataaaaaaccatGAGAACATGAATCCTTCTGTTTTTCCATCAAACTCTGAATAAGAGCTGAAGTCAAGGTCGTGTTTAGTTTGTTGAAGGAGAAACTCACAGTACAAACCGAGGCCTTGCACAGAATGTGAGGTTAATCACTCATCATGTGCAGGTACGAGCCGCTTAGAACATTAATGAGAAGTTAACTCCTGGAACCGGAGAAGTTCTGAAGGTGAGAACTTTCTGTCACGTtgtgtttctccccccccccgtcgcccGCTCAGCCACCCGCGCCACGGTGCAGCTCACGGAGAAGATGGCGGCGGCCGGAGCCGACGTGGTCCTGGTGGTGAACCCCTGCTTCTACAAGGGCAAGATGGACGCTCGCGCTCTGATCCAGCACTTCACCAAGGTAACATCACATCCAGTGGGACTGGGACCATTGTGACTGGGAGCATTGTGACTGGGACACTTAGTCCAAGTCTGAATCTTCTTAAATCAGCTGTGACAGGAAACAGGGAACAAACCAAACGGTTAAAAAATGTGAAAGATGTCTTCCAGGTTTGTTTtatgactgaaaataaaaatggacaacgtgtcttcacttccttttatatatatatataagcgatactgcagccagccaccagggggcgatcaggtctgtctgtctgaagtctttattcacagtctacGCTGAAGACCAGTGACTGTAGATAAGGAATCAAACCTGAGTTGTTAAGTTTATTGTAACTTAAACATGGACGTTTACACatgcgccccctgcaggtggcGGACAGCAGTGCGGTGCCGGTGGTGCTCTACAGCGTCCCGGCCAACACGGGACTGGAGCTGCCGCTGGACGCCGTGGTGCATCTGTCCCAGCATCCGAACATCGTGGGCCTGAAGGACAGCGGAGGAGACGTAAGAACCGAACCCACAACCTCCTGTTTAATAACCCACAGGTCTAAAGATGTTTATTGAGACTTTGAAACACAGGAGGAAGCTCCACTCTCACTGCCTCCCACGAAATGAAGCCCAAATGTCTCCGGTGCGATGACGCCATCTTACCGTCTCGGCTGAGATCTCCTCTCCGCCCCCGCAGGTTCCTGAGTTTCAGCagatcagcccccccccccccagcctctggAGAACAGAGAGTGAACTCGTGAAGAAGTTCCAGATGAAGTCTCTCtcgctgcagaggagaaaagaacagTTTCCTCTTGTCGAGCTcttcacactgtgtgtgtgtttttgtctgtgtgggtAGAAGTTGCAAATAGATTCCTGATTGGGTAAATAACATGTTTGTCCAGTCGCTGGGAGACAGAAGCGTGGGAGCAGTTCAAGCTGCCGAGTGGCCTCGCTCAATTTGTGGGCGTGAAGAGGCCACGCTCAGAAAACAAGAGGTGACGGGTCGGAGGGAGGACGACAGGCTGCAGGGAAATGATTCAGAGCAGACCACTGAAACCAGTCGGCAGGAACATCTCCACCGCTGAGGGGAACTCACTGGTTTGAGATTTTGGGGCGAAACTGAATTTGAAAAACGTtttcagaggaaaaacagacaCGAGTGAAAAGGATTGAAACTCATCTTGGGTCCGATGGAACTGAGATTGAATTTGATTGGTTGTGGAAAAGttctttttaattttagaaTCTTCGCCCAACgagtttctgttttcatctgggTTTGGTTAGTTCGCAGAATTGTTCCACAAATGCTGAGCTGAATTTAGACAAACACCCagaaagtgtgtttgtcttaagattttgtgttgatgtttagACAAACACACTTTCTGGGTCGAGGCTTCAAGAAACATCATCTGAACAGTTCTGGACGACTTTGAAATCAAACATTGtaaatctcctctcctcctctcctcctcctctcctcctctcctctcctcctcctccactcctctcctcctctcctcctcctctccacctctcctcctctccttctgtcctcctctccacctctcctctcctcctctcctctcctcctcctccactcctccactcctctcctcctccactcctctcctcctctcctcctcctctccacctctcctcctctccttctgtcctcctctccttctttcctcctctcctctcctcctcctctcctcctctcctcctctcctcttctccttctgtcctcctctccttctttcctcctctcctcttctccttctgtcctcctctccttctttcctctcctctccttctctcctcctcctctccacctctcctcctctcctctcctcctcctctcctcctctcctcctctcctcttctccttctgtcctcctctccttctttcctcctctcctcttctccttctgtcctcctctccacctctcctctcctctccttctctcctcctcctctccacctctcctcctctccttatgtcctcctctccttctttcctcctctcctcttcttcttctgtcctcctctccacctctcctctccttctctcctctcctcctctcctcctctcctcctctcctcctctccttctctcctctcctcctctcctcctctcacagctcttGGTTTCTGGCTCCTTTAAACTCATCTGTTTTCTCTTGTTAGAGGATCAGTCGTTCTGAAATGAAGGAACGAGGTGAAGTCGACACAGATTCAGTTTGTGTAACagacgtgtttgtgttgtgaggtGTCGACGGCtcggttgtgtttgtgttgtgaggcGTTGACGAGATGTTGTGACGCTGATGATCGGTGAGAGTGACAGGAAACAGTTTGTGAGTGAATGGAGACGCTGGTGAGAAGGAGCTGCGTTCGGTCACATGACGCGTTTGAAGCCGCTGTCACTCTCCTGATGGTTCTCCAGGTCTGTTCCACCTGAGGAACCTTTAATGTTCTCCTCACGCAGCTGAGAGATCTGCTGCTTTAATGATCCTCCCCTCGGGGATCGTTAGAGTTTCATCTCGTCCGAGGCCTCGTTCCCtcagagctgcccccccccccccccctgtcagaCGTGTGAGAGTTTCCCCATCGGATCCAATCCCAGTGATTATTGTATTTTACCCTGAAGAGACATTTATAGCTGCAACTTAAAAATAGTCCTGAACattaaaatatgataaacatgtggaatttaaagacatttcacacATCATTTCAAATTGAACTCTCTGAAAACAACAGTGGAAGTTCGAGGTTTTCATGATTCTGTTCAAATCAATAATTTTCTTAATTCATTTGCTGCAGAAATCTTCTCCCTTAAGATACGATGAGTCAAATTAAAGATTTGTTGAACCTGAATTATCGTCAGAATTAATCTGTAGAAGTTGAGTCATAAGTCAGATGCAGATGACgtgaggaaacaggaggaaataaatgaataacgaGTGTGTGA
Protein-coding sequences here:
- the hoga1 gene encoding 4-hydroxy-2-oxoglutarate aldolase, mitochondrial, which codes for MLCARMWRRPVPLLCGGAWRRTRSHVAAAAAARLDLSGIYPPIATPFTAGEDVDHRALEGNLQKYARIPFKGLVVQGSNGEYPYLTEEERVEVVKTVRRSLPADKLLMAGSGCESTRATVQLTEKMAAAGADVVLVVNPCFYKGKMDARALIQHFTKVADSSAVPVVLYSVPANTGLELPLDAVVHLSQHPNIVGLKDSGGDITRIGLIVHRTKEQDFQVLAGSAGFLMAAYCVGAVGGVCALANVLGAELCELERLCVSGRWEEARVLQQRLIEPNAAVTRKLGVPALKQAMEWFGFHGGACRSPLQPLSEAETQQLRRDFTSNGWL